AGGGGATAAATAATATATGTAAAGCATTATTAAATTTAAAAAAGGATTGGCCCGAAGATACTAAACTATTGCTAGAAAACACCGTAGGGAGCGGAAATAATATAGGGTCCACGTTTGTTGAAATAAGAGAAATATTTAACCGGGTTGATAACTTGGTATTAGACCATTTAGGGTTTTGTTTTGATACAGCCCATGCTTTTGGTGCAGGTTATGATCTTTCTACAACAGAAGGAGTAGATAGGACTATCGATGAACTGAAAGATAATATTGACCTAAACATGTTAAAAGTAATCCATGCCAATGATACTCCAGAACACAAAGGTTCAAAAAAAGATAGACATGAAGATTTAACTAAAGGTAATATAGGAGAAGATGGATTTATTTATTTATTAAATAAAGATGAATTTAGTGAGGTTGATTCGATAATTTTGGAGACTCCTAAACGTAATGAGAACCCTGACAAAGAAAATTTAGATTGTTTAAAGAAGATATTAGGACGTTAAGTTAACCTTTAAGTTATCATGAAATTATATAGTAAAAGTTATATATATATCTGATTCTGGGGGAGGTAAAATAATTGGAAATATCAAATTTAAAATATCAACAAGAAAACTTATATATAAAAAGTGATAAAAGCGGTAATCCCATTATGAAAATTTTTATTTCACCTAAATTATTTTCTAAGCTTGAATCAACTGCTATTAAACAACTAGAGGATGCTTCAAAACTACCCGGGGTTAATCATCCTGTAATTGGCCTTCCTGATATTCACGAAGGCTTTGGTCTCCCAATTGGCGGTGTTATGGCAGTAAAAAAAGAAGGTGGCATTGTTTCTGCTGGTGCTGTGGGAATGGATATAAACTGTGGGGTAAGACTTTTAAAAACAGATATACCAGCTGATGATATTTCTGCCGAATTTTTAAAAGAGCTTATGAATAAAATAACAGCTGAAATACCTCTAGGAACAGGAAAAGATGGTAAACATGATATCTTAAGATTATTAAATATAGAAAAAGTATTTTCCGATGGTGTGCCGTATTTAGTGGAGATGGGTGCTGGTAACAAAGAAGAACTAGAAAGAATAGAAGACAGAGGACAGATTAAAGGCGGATCAATTGATGTTTTAAGTAAAAAAGCCAAAAAAAGAACAGGACAGCTAGCTACCCTTGGAGGTGGAAATCATTTTATTGAATTTTGCCGGGTTAAGACATGCTACAACGTAAATATTACCGACAAATTAGATATTAAACAAGATAAACTTGCAGTATTAATACATACAGGTAGTAGAGGAATAGGTCATCAAGTGTGTACTGACTACAGCCAGGAGATGGTTTCTAAAAGAAGTAAAAAAGAGCTACCAAATAAAGGCCTTGCTTTTTCTTATTTAGATTCAAAAGAAGGAGAAAGATATCTAAGTGCCATGGCAGCTGCAAGTAATTATGCCTTTAGTAATAGGCAGTTGATTTCTTGGATAATCAAAAATATTATAGAAGAAAATATTGGAAAAGAATCAAATGCGTCGCTTGTTTATGATATCCCTCATAATATAGCAAAATTTGAAAAACATGACCAAAAAGAGCTACTAGTGCATAGAAAAGGTGCAACAAGAGCACTGCCTCCAGGACATCCAAGTATTAATGGAGAATTAAAAGAAACTGGCCAACCTGCGATTATTCCTGGAAGTATGGGAACTGCTTCTTATGTTGTTATTGGTACTGATAAGTTAGCTGAAAGTTATTATTCTGTAAATCATGGCGCCGGAAGAGCATTATCTAGAAAAAAAGCCAAAGAGTGGATTAATAAAAAAGATTTTAAAGAAACCATGAAAGGAATAGAACTTCCTGTAAAAGGGATCAAAAAATATTTAGATGAAGCACCGCAGGCATACAAGGATATTAATGAAGTGGTGGATACTCTTTCAAGTAGAAATATGATTATGAAGGCAGCCAAATTAGTGCCTCTAGCTGTATTAAAGGGAGACTGATAATAACTGATTTGGCACAGCATTACTATTTAAAAAATATATAAAAGGAAATAATAAGAGTGAAAGCTTCCCTAAAAACCTTATCCTTACAGGAGGAGTGGATTTTATGCCACGCAATAAAAGTAGGCTAATGAGCGAAAACATGAAATATGAGCTAGCTAAGGAATTGGGAGTTTTAGAAACTGTGCAAAACGAAGGCTGGGGAAGTGTACCATCTAGAGATTGTGGTAACATGGTAAAACTCGCAATTCAAAAAGCTGAAACAATGATGAAAGAAGGGAAGCTTTAGGTGTATAAAATCAAATAAATTGGGTATATTAATAGATGAAGGCAAGGCTCCTCTCCCTTAAATCTAAAACCTAACACTTGTCTTCCATTTATAAGCGGTGACTTTATTCAATTAAAGTCGCCGCTTATTTTATTATTTTTTAAATTGGTGTTATAATTATGTGGGGAGTGAGTATAAAAATGACTATAGGGACAAATTATGTATGTAATTCATGCGGTTATATTACCTTAAAGTGGATGGGCAAATGCCCTGATTGTGACTCCTGGAATACATTAGAACAAATGTATAATAATAAGAATAGCCAGAATAAAAAAATGCCAATTACTACCCCCGTTCCTTTAACTGAATTAAACTATGAAGATAAACAAAAAGTAAGAACGGAAATAGTAGAAGTTGACAGAGTTCTCGGAGGTGGCATATTTCCTGGTGCTTCTGTATTATTAGGTGGCAATCCAGGGATAGGCAAAAGCACATTAATGCTTCAGATAGCTTACAGGCTTGCTGAGAAGCTTTCCCCTGTATACTATCTAAGTGGTGAAGAATCTCCACCCCAAATTCTTGATAGATGCAAACGGTTAAACACCCTTCACTCAAATATATACATATCTAGTGAAACCAATTGGGAAATAATTGAGAATGAGATAGATAACTTAAACCCTAAAGTTATAATTGTGGATTCTATCCAAACTATATATTATCCTGAGTTGGGTTCACTGCCGGGTAGCTTAAAGCAGGTCAAAGAATGTTCATCCCGGTTAGTAAGGCTTACAAAGGACCAGGAAATTTCCTGCTTTATTATTGGACATGTCACTAAAGATGGTGAGATAGCAGGTCCTAAGGTTTTAGAGCACATGGTTGATACAGTTCTTTCTTTTGAAGGAGAAAAACAGCATTCGTATAGAATATTAAGAAGTAACAAAAATCGTTTTGGGGCTATGGAAATAGGTGTGTTTGAGATGAGAAATACAGGGCTAATGGAAGTGAACAATCCTTCGAAGTTTTTCTTGAATGATCGTACAGGCAAAGAATCTGGTTCTTGTGTGACAGCTAGCATGGAGGGAACAAGACCGGTACTTATAGAAGTTCAATCCCTTATAGGGAAGACTAATTACACTACACCTAGGCGAATGACCACAGGTGTTGATTACCATAGGGTCTTATTAATAATTGCAGTTTTAGAAAAAAGATTAAATTTGTCCCTTGGGTATCATGATGTATTTGTTAATGTTGTTGGTGGACTTAAAATTAAAGAACCTTCCGTTGACTTAGCTGTTGCCCTTAGTCTGGTATCAAGTTATCAAAATAGAACAATTGATAAGAATTTAATAGCCTTTGGAGAGATTGGTTTGACCGGTGAAGTAAGAAGTGTTACAAATATTGAATCAAGGCTTACTGAATCCAAAAAAATGGGTTATAAAGCAGCTGTAATTCCGCCTAGTGACACAAGAAAGCATGAAGGCATGGATATAATACACGCTAGTAATCTAAAAGAGGCTTTGTCTGTTTCATTAAATTAAACAAGATTATAAGGGAAGGTGAAAAAATGCTTGAAAGCAAAAGACAGGGTAAAAAAGAGAATGAATTCTTAGAAACCTTGGCTATGGTCGCACCAGGGACGCCACTTAGAGAAGGGATCGAGGCCATTGTCAATGGAACAACAGGTGGATTATTAGTACTTGGCTATAGTGATCCTATAAAAAAACTTATTACTGGTGGTTTTAAGATTGATATTGAATTTTCTTCTTCTAGTCTTTATGAATTATCAAAGATGGACGGAGCTATAATTTTGAGTCATGATTCAAAAAGGATAATTTATGCTAACGCTCATTTAAACCCATCCCAATCGATTATATCAAGAGAGACAGGGATGCGACACATTACAGCAGAACGGGTGGCAAAACAAACGGGCGAGAGAGTGCTCGCTATTTCTCAAAGACGAAATGTAATCACAATTTATCATAAAAATTTACGGTATCCATTAAATAACATCAGTATGATATTAACAAAGGCCAACCAGGCTGTTGAAACTCTTGAGAAGTATAAGGCTGTACTTGAGCAAAATTTGATCAACTTGACAGCCCTTGAATTTGAAGAAGCTGTTTCATTTCATGATGTTGTGAAGGCACTACAGCGCAGTGAAATGGTTATGAGAATAGTAAGCGAAATAGAAAGATATATAACAGAACTTGGTACGGAAGGTAGACTTGTAAAAATGCAGCTTGACGAGCTAATTGTAAATGTGGCTGATGAAGAGTATTTGCTAATAAAAGATTTTTACTATGATGAAAAGCAAGATTTAGAAAAGGTGAAAGAAAAAATATCAGCATTAAGTGCAGATGATTTAATGGATCCAGAAAAAATAAGTGAGATATTAGGATATCCAAGAAATATAAATGCTCTTGATAGAAGATTGTCTTCAAGAGGTTATAGAATACTTAATAAAATACCTAGACTGCCAATGTCTGTAATAGAAAATGTTGTAGGAACATATAAAGATCTAAAAGGGATAAGGGAAGCAACAGTTGAACAACTTGACAGAGTTGAAGGGATAGGAAAAGTAAGGGCTAATGCGATCAAAGATGGTATGAAGCGTATAAGAGAACAGGCATTAATAGATAGGTATATATAAATAACTAAAATAATTAAAATAACTAAAAAAGCTAAAACCCCAGTGAGAAAGGGATTTTAGCTTTTAACATGTGTATAATTAAGTAAGATTGTAATATCCAAGCAAAGATAACTTGTTCATTTCTTCTTCTATAACCTCATTTAAGTCCAAATCTAATGTATTAGCTAGAGCAGCAAGATAAAAAAGGTGCGTTCCTATTTCGTTCACAACAACTTCCTTGCAATTTTCACAAATTTTTCCTGCCAAATGAGTATCCATAAAGTCTTGCAAGTCTTTGATGGATACCTCCCCGGGAAGGTCTTGTTTTTTGGCCTTTACCTCTAAACAGCCACAGGTTGTAATAGACTTTACTATTGCGCGGTTTACTTTGGAATTAGATTCCTGAAACTTTGTAAGATTATCTAAAATACTTTTATGCCTTATAAGTAATTCAGACACTTTTTGTTGAAAGTCATGGCAATTAGCATTTTCGCCCATGTCAAAACGCCTTTCCATATACCAGCACCACTCTTTCCTATGTTATTTATCTTACTATAATTTACTACTATATAAAATTTTCAAAAAACTTCTTTTAATTAAGTATTATAATGACAAAAACCCTGCTTTGTCAACGAAGAGCAGGGAATTACAAAGATTGGTATTTAAATTTACTTAGAATATCTTTAATATTATTTTATTTATTAAAGATATTGACCTTTTTAACCAGAAGCTTTATCAGTCAAATCATTTGCAAGTTCAGTTAAAGTATCTGAAACGTTGACAATTTCCTGAACTGATGCAAGAACCTGCTCAGTTGCAGCAGCCTGGCTTTCAGATACATCTCCGGTTTCTTGAATGCCGTTATTCATAGTTTCTATGTAAGAAACAATTTGTGTTATTATGTCATTAATCTCCTGTATAGAAGTACTGCTGTTGTCAGCTAGCTTTTTTACTTCAGTAGCTACAACGCCAAATCCACGGCCAGCTTCCCCAACTCTTGCAGCTTCTATTGCAGCATTTAGACCGATAATTCTAGTTTGATTTGCAATTTTTTGTATTAATTCCAATATTTCATTACTTTTGCTTGCAGCTTCCTGGGCGTTTGTAGCAGTTTTACTTAAGTCCTGTCCCAGATTTGCAAGATTCTCTGCACCTGAAGCAACTTCTTGCATGGTAGAATTAATTTGCTGGATAGTGGCACTTAAAGTCTCAGCATTTTCTGCTAAAGTTTTAGCCTGTTTGTTAAGGTCTTCTATTAGTTTTTCCCTTTCTTCGACGACCATTACCAAAAGCTTTGCACCAGTTGCGTCCATAATGGCTACATTCTCGGGGCAATTATCATTTAAAAGCTGCTTTACTTTATCTACTCCTGTTACTTCAATTATTAGATCCATATTATCGGTTAGCATGGCTGTAAAGTCAGTATTTGTGGGTACATCTAATTCCTTAGCGCGCTTTATCCCTTCGGCTTCCTCATCAATATCACATATCCATTTTATTGTAACATCCTCCATTGAATTAAACAGATCTAAGAGGGCTCTACCCCCGCGTCCTCCTCCAATTATGCCAATACGCATGAAAATCCTCCTTTAATATAAATACAGATTGTATGTACAAAGAGCTAATACTATATATTATAAAATATTTTGTTTATGCTTTAGTTCTATAAGTTCTGGTTTTACTTTTACCTGCTTTTTTAATTTTATGGAAGTTATTCTGCAAAAAATATAATAATCCTGCATTTAAATGCAAAATTATCTTATATTACTGATTTGAAAAAGATGTACTAAAAACTAATCAAATATTAAAATTTTTATGTAATGGCAAAACATATTAAAGTAATATAAAGTGAGCTGGTTTAAAAAATGTTTGAAAAAGATTGACAATTAAAAAATAACATGATAATATAAAAAACTTTGACATAAATATAGCGGTGTGTTAGTATTATATTATATAATCGTATGAATTTTAGGGGGTTTTTCTATGTTTGACATAGGAGACAAAGTGGTTTACCCGGTACATGGGGCAGGAACTATTGAAGCTATAGAAGAGCGAGAAGTCCTTGGTGAAAAGCATAAATATTATGTGATGCGGCTACCTTTAGGTGACTTGACTGTTCTGATACCAACAGAAAATATAAAAGAAGTGGGCTTAAGAGAAGTAATAGATGAAAATGGAGTAAACAAAGTTTATAAGATCTTAGGAGATCACCAGATAGATAGTGAAATAAATTGGAACCAAAGATACAAGGTTAACATGGAGAAGATTAAAAGTGGTGACATATATGAAGTGGCTGCAGTTGTTAAGAACTTGATGTTTAGAGAAAAAGACAAAGGTTTATCCACTGGAGAGAAAAAAATGCTAGACACAGCAAAACAGATATTAATAAGCGAGTTAGTGTTGGCTGGAGAAGCAGATGAAACAGAGATATTATCTTTCATTGATAAATCCTTAGAAAAAACGTCATGAATAATTGACGTTTTTTTTGTAAATTATAACATCAAGAAACCTAATTTTAACAAAAATGCTTATTTTAAGGTTTTGAAAAGCATTGAAAAAATCAAAACAAATGGGCTATAATTAGGTATAGGCGCCTGAAAGGGGGTGAAAAGGCTTGCTTAGAAAGGCTACAAAAATTATATCCGTATTAATAGCTGTTGTTCTTGGTTTCCAAATATTTAGGATGATGGACAACTTGGATGTAATAAGAGAAATGCAGATAGGTCCAGCTGGTATGTTAGGTGTATCAATTGTTGGAGGGGCAGTTTGTGGACTAATATTTTATTTTTTATTTCCAGTGTTGATAAGGAACATAGTTCAACTATCAAGCTGGCTTGAGAAAAAGATGAAAATAATACCTACCCAGGATATGATCATAGGATCTGGAGGATTTTTGGTTGGGTTAATTCTTGGAGTGCTTCTTAGTATCCCTATGTCAAGGATACCCTGGATAGGAGTTTATCTAGCTCTTGTAGTAACAATAGTTATGGGTTATTTAGGTGCTGTTGTATCTTATAACAGAAAGGATGATATTAATAACTTTCTTTCTGGAATGGGTAGTAGAGATAAATATGGGAGAAATGAAGATGACACATCACAATATTCACTGCCTGCAGTAAAAAGTAATAGAAGCAGGGTGGTCAAGGTGCTTGACACTTCTGTGATAATAGACGGTAGAATTAGCGATGTGTGTAAAACAGGTTTTCTAGAAGGACCTTTGATTATTCCAAGCTTTGTTTTAGAAGAGCTGCGGCATATAGCCGATTCATCTGACCTCCTAAAAAGGAACAGAGGCAGAAGAGGGCTTGATATCTTAAACAAAATACAAAAGGAGCTAGATATAGAAGTAGAGATATATGAGGGAGATGTAGATGAAGCAGAAGTAGATAGCAAACTAGTTAAGCTAGCTAAAGAGCTAAAGGGGAAAGTTATTACAAATGACTACAACTTGAATAAGGTGGCGCAACTGCAAGGTGTGCCTGTATTAAACATCAACGAATTGGCAAATGCTGTAAAGCCAGTGGTTCTTCCAGGCGAAGAGATGGCAGTAAAAGTGATTAAAGATGGGAAAGAAGTAGACCAAGGAGTTGCTTATCTTGATGATGGAACAATGATAGTTGTTGATGGCGGGAAAAGGCATATCGGTGAAAAATTAGAAGTTATGGTAACAAGTGTACTTCAAACAGCTGCAGGGAGAATGATTTTTGCCAAACCTAAGTATCAACTTGATAAAAGTCATGCATAAAAGCTGTTAACTAAATATCAAAGCTATAATTTTTAGGGAGAGGTTTTATTATGGACAAATTAAACTATAATGTATCATGTATAATACCTGCAGCAGGTCAAGGAAAAAGAATGGGAACCAAAGTTAACAAACAGTATTTGAATCTTCTTGGAAAACCAGTACTAACGCATACTTGGCGGGCATTTACCCGCCTTTCTTTTATTAAAGAGATTATATTAGTGGTTAACAAAGACGAGAAGCCAGTCTGTTATGATGAAGTTATAAAACCGTATAATGACGAAATTAATAATAATAAAGATATTATTATTAAAGCTATTGAAGGAGGAAAAAGCAGACAACAATCCGTTTATAATGGGATCAAGGAAGCTTCCTCAGAATGTTCATATATTATGATTCATGATGGGGCAAGGCCTCTTGTGACTGCAGACTTAATCGAAAAAGTTATAGCTGAGGCATATATTCATTTTGCTGCTTTAGCGGCTGTACCGGTCAAAGATACGGTTAAAGTTAGCTATGAAAATGATACTGGAGTTTTTGTCAAAGAAACCCCTCCAAGGGAAACTTTGTGGTCAGCGCAAACACCGCAAGCTTTTGAAAAATCATTGATTGAAAAGGCACATGAAAAGGCCGTTAAAAAGGACTATACGGGGTTTGATGATTGTTCGCTGGTGGAAAGAATTGGGGTATCACCAAGAGTTGTTAAATCATCTTATGAAAATATAAAATTAACCACTATTGAGGATGTTGAATTGGCTGAAAAAATCTTAGAAAGGAGAGGGAGGTTTTGCGAATAGGAAGTGGTATAGATGTTCACGGCTTCTCCGAAGAGCCTCCATTAATACTTGGAGGCGTAAGGGTTGATGAAAGTAGAGGGTTAAAAGGACACTCAGATGCGGATGTATTAACACATGCTATGATGGACGCTATTTTGGGGGCTCTGTCACTTGGAGACATTGGAAAACATTTTCCTCCGGAAGATATGAAATTTAAAGATGCCTATAGCTTGGATCTTTTAATACATTGCTATAACTTGGCTAAAAAGAAAGGATATGGTATTACAAATATTGACTGTACAATAATGGCAGAAAAACCAAAACTAGCTCCCTATATTGATGATATACGGGGGTCTATATCAAAAGCTATTGATGAAGACATATCAAAAATTAGTGTAAAAGCAACTACCTTTGAAGGCCTTGGATTTGTAGGTAGAAAAGAAGGTATAATGGCTCAAGCTACGGTTCTTTTGTATAAAAAGTAAACGGGATCTGATAGCTTGTTAACAAATAATTGGTTTGTTATAATCATTTTTATGATTAAACATCTAAATAACCGGGGAGGAATTAAGTTGACAAAGGAAAACAAGCCTGAAAATGTTAGATTAAGATTTGCTCCAAGTCCAACGGGTTCAATACATATTGGTAATATTAGGACGGCTTTATTTAATTGGTTGTATGCTAGAAATATTAATGGGACATATATTTTGCGGATAGAAGATACAGATGTTTCTAGATCAAAAATGGAACATGAAAATACTATATATAAGGAGCTAAAATGGTTAGGGCTTGATTGGGATGAAGGCCCGGAGATTGGTGGAGAACATGGCCCTTATAGACAAAGTGAAAGAAAAGAAATATATATAGAAAATGCAGAAAAATTATTGACTGAGGGAAAAGCTTATGAATGTATTTGCACAGAAGAGGAATTAGAAGAGCTAAGAGAGGCTCAAAGAAATAGAGGGGAAGTGCCTCGTTATAATGGTAGATGTAAAGAGTTGTCTGATGAAGAACTAATCGAGTATAAAGAAGAAGGAAGAAAAAGTGTAATTAGATTTGATGTTCCTTCTGGTAAAAAGCTAATTGTTAACGATCTAATTAAGGGTGAAGTTGAATTTGAAAGTGATGGAATAGGTGACTTTATTTTA
The Natranaerofaba carboxydovora genome window above contains:
- the radA gene encoding DNA repair protein RadA encodes the protein MTIGTNYVCNSCGYITLKWMGKCPDCDSWNTLEQMYNNKNSQNKKMPITTPVPLTELNYEDKQKVRTEIVEVDRVLGGGIFPGASVLLGGNPGIGKSTLMLQIAYRLAEKLSPVYYLSGEESPPQILDRCKRLNTLHSNIYISSETNWEIIENEIDNLNPKVIIVDSIQTIYYPELGSLPGSLKQVKECSSRLVRLTKDQEISCFIIGHVTKDGEIAGPKVLEHMVDTVLSFEGEKQHSYRILRSNKNRFGAMEIGVFEMRNTGLMEVNNPSKFFLNDRTGKESGSCVTASMEGTRPVLIEVQSLIGKTNYTTPRRMTTGVDYHRVLLIIAVLEKRLNLSLGYHDVFVNVVGGLKIKEPSVDLAVALSLVSSYQNRTIDKNLIAFGEIGLTGEVRSVTNIESRLTESKKMGYKAAVIPPSDTRKHEGMDIIHASNLKEALSVSLN
- the disA gene encoding DNA integrity scanning diadenylate cyclase DisA; protein product: MLESKRQGKKENEFLETLAMVAPGTPLREGIEAIVNGTTGGLLVLGYSDPIKKLITGGFKIDIEFSSSSLYELSKMDGAIILSHDSKRIIYANAHLNPSQSIISRETGMRHITAERVAKQTGERVLAISQRRNVITIYHKNLRYPLNNISMILTKANQAVETLEKYKAVLEQNLINLTALEFEEAVSFHDVVKALQRSEMVMRIVSEIERYITELGTEGRLVKMQLDELIVNVADEEYLLIKDFYYDEKQDLEKVKEKISALSADDLMDPEKISEILGYPRNINALDRRLSSRGYRILNKIPRLPMSVIENVVGTYKDLKGIREATVEQLDRVEGIGKVRANAIKDGMKRIREQALIDRYI
- the ispF gene encoding 2-C-methyl-D-erythritol 2,4-cyclodiphosphate synthase, which encodes MRIGSGIDVHGFSEEPPLILGGVRVDESRGLKGHSDADVLTHAMMDAILGALSLGDIGKHFPPEDMKFKDAYSLDLLIHCYNLAKKKGYGITNIDCTIMAEKPKLAPYIDDIRGSISKAIDEDISKISVKATTFEGLGFVGRKEGIMAQATVLLYKK
- a CDS encoding PIN/TRAM domain-containing protein; translated protein: MMDNLDVIREMQIGPAGMLGVSIVGGAVCGLIFYFLFPVLIRNIVQLSSWLEKKMKIIPTQDMIIGSGGFLVGLILGVLLSIPMSRIPWIGVYLALVVTIVMGYLGAVVSYNRKDDINNFLSGMGSRDKYGRNEDDTSQYSLPAVKSNRSRVVKVLDTSVIIDGRISDVCKTGFLEGPLIIPSFVLEELRHIADSSDLLKRNRGRRGLDILNKIQKELDIEVEIYEGDVDEAEVDSKLVKLAKELKGKVITNDYNLNKVAQLQGVPVLNINELANAVKPVVLPGEEMAVKVIKDGKEVDQGVAYLDDGTMIVVDGGKRHIGEKLEVMVTSVLQTAAGRMIFAKPKYQLDKSHA
- a CDS encoding CarD family transcriptional regulator, which translates into the protein MFDIGDKVVYPVHGAGTIEAIEEREVLGEKHKYYVMRLPLGDLTVLIPTENIKEVGLREVIDENGVNKVYKILGDHQIDSEINWNQRYKVNMEKIKSGDIYEVAAVVKNLMFREKDKGLSTGEKKMLDTAKQILISELVLAGEADETEILSFIDKSLEKTS
- a CDS encoding RtcB family protein, whose product is MEISNLKYQQENLYIKSDKSGNPIMKIFISPKLFSKLESTAIKQLEDASKLPGVNHPVIGLPDIHEGFGLPIGGVMAVKKEGGIVSAGAVGMDINCGVRLLKTDIPADDISAEFLKELMNKITAEIPLGTGKDGKHDILRLLNIEKVFSDGVPYLVEMGAGNKEELERIEDRGQIKGGSIDVLSKKAKKRTGQLATLGGGNHFIEFCRVKTCYNVNITDKLDIKQDKLAVLIHTGSRGIGHQVCTDYSQEMVSKRSKKELPNKGLAFSYLDSKEGERYLSAMAAASNYAFSNRQLISWIIKNIIEENIGKESNASLVYDIPHNIAKFEKHDQKELLVHRKGATRALPPGHPSINGELKETGQPAIIPGSMGTASYVVIGTDKLAESYYSVNHGAGRALSRKKAKEWINKKDFKETMKGIELPVKGIKKYLDEAPQAYKDINEVVDTLSSRNMIMKAAKLVPLAVLKGD
- a CDS encoding small, acid-soluble spore protein, alpha/beta type, whose product is MPRNKSRLMSENMKYELAKELGVLETVQNEGWGSVPSRDCGNMVKLAIQKAETMMKEGKL
- a CDS encoding DUF1573 domain-containing protein; this encodes MERRFDMGENANCHDFQQKVSELLIRHKSILDNLTKFQESNSKVNRAIVKSITTCGCLEVKAKKQDLPGEVSIKDLQDFMDTHLAGKICENCKEVVVNEIGTHLFYLAALANTLDLDLNEVIEEEMNKLSLLGYYNLT
- the ispD gene encoding 2-C-methyl-D-erythritol 4-phosphate cytidylyltransferase, encoding MDKLNYNVSCIIPAAGQGKRMGTKVNKQYLNLLGKPVLTHTWRAFTRLSFIKEIILVVNKDEKPVCYDEVIKPYNDEINNNKDIIIKAIEGGKSRQQSVYNGIKEASSECSYIMIHDGARPLVTADLIEKVIAEAYIHFAALAAVPVKDTVKVSYENDTGVFVKETPPRETLWSAQTPQAFEKSLIEKAHEKAVKKDYTGFDDCSLVERIGVSPRVVKSSYENIKLTTIEDVELAEKILERRGRFCE
- a CDS encoding methyl-accepting chemotaxis protein, which translates into the protein MRIGIIGGGRGGRALLDLFNSMEDVTIKWICDIDEEAEGIKRAKELDVPTNTDFTAMLTDNMDLIIEVTGVDKVKQLLNDNCPENVAIMDATGAKLLVMVVEEREKLIEDLNKQAKTLAENAETLSATIQQINSTMQEVASGAENLANLGQDLSKTATNAQEAASKSNEILELIQKIANQTRIIGLNAAIEAARVGEAGRGFGVVATEVKKLADNSSTSIQEINDIITQIVSYIETMNNGIQETGDVSESQAAATEQVLASVQEIVNVSDTLTELANDLTDKASG
- a CDS encoding deoxyribonuclease IV, translated to MKKRIGYHMSLAGGYKKQLNNASKIGAETIQIFSGNPTSWQPPKLDKDIAKKFKEVQRSNSIWPLIFHTPYLINLASPKPDIFDKSVSLLKASLKRAELFDSPYVITHIGSHLGVGKEKGINNICKALLNLKKDWPEDTKLLLENTVGSGNNIGSTFVEIREIFNRVDNLVLDHLGFCFDTAHAFGAGYDLSTTEGVDRTIDELKDNIDLNMLKVIHANDTPEHKGSKKDRHEDLTKGNIGEDGFIYLLNKDEFSEVDSIILETPKRNENPDKENLDCLKKILGR